A genomic window from Natrinema sp. HArc-T2 includes:
- a CDS encoding CoA pyrophosphatase, whose translation MTTRLTLEPVAAYEATEIDDQEYDAAVLAPIVDRDGEDHLLFTRRADHLGEHPGQMSFPGGGAEPEDATILETALREANEEIGLEHSEAEVVGQLDDIRTVTEYAVTPFVANVPDREYVRDDNEVAEIVVLPLSGLLDPENYEYERRSHPYYGDIVIHYFHVDGYTVWGATGRILVQLLELATAFEAPEKVDRSSV comes from the coding sequence ATGACGACGAGACTGACCCTCGAGCCGGTTGCGGCCTACGAGGCCACCGAGATCGACGATCAAGAGTACGACGCGGCGGTCCTCGCGCCGATCGTCGACCGCGACGGCGAGGACCACCTGCTGTTTACCCGGCGAGCTGACCACCTCGGCGAGCATCCCGGCCAAATGAGCTTTCCCGGTGGCGGCGCCGAACCGGAGGACGCGACGATCCTCGAGACCGCACTCCGGGAGGCAAACGAGGAGATCGGCCTCGAGCACAGCGAGGCCGAGGTCGTCGGCCAACTCGACGACATCCGGACGGTCACCGAGTACGCTGTCACGCCCTTCGTCGCCAACGTCCCAGACCGCGAGTACGTCCGCGACGACAACGAGGTCGCCGAGATCGTCGTTCTCCCGCTGTCGGGATTGCTCGATCCCGAGAATTACGAGTACGAACGTCGCTCGCACCCCTACTACGGCGACATCGTCATCCACTACTTCCACGTCGACGGCTACACCGTCTGGGGCGCGACCGGTCGGATTCTAGTGCAACTGCTCGAGCTCGCGACGGCGTTTGAAGCACCCGAAAAAGTCGACCGCTCGAGCGTCTGA
- a CDS encoding dihydroneopterin aldolase family protein yields the protein MPTDTTPTDAEAACFEAGIKFGSLYHQFAGTPVSPDSAASLESAMEESIENQPHCTAVTVDVLVDELEAELADATADYTELTGRFLEVEIVVDYEGCEIVTRMEMEDGYPLMRLESVRDEGSD from the coding sequence ATGCCCACAGACACAACACCGACTGACGCGGAAGCTGCCTGCTTCGAGGCCGGCATCAAGTTCGGCTCACTGTACCACCAGTTCGCCGGCACACCTGTTTCACCGGACAGCGCCGCGAGTCTCGAGTCAGCAATGGAAGAATCGATCGAAAACCAGCCCCATTGCACCGCAGTGACCGTCGACGTGCTTGTCGACGAGCTCGAGGCCGAACTCGCCGACGCGACGGCCGACTACACCGAACTCACCGGTCGCTTTCTCGAGGTCGAAATCGTCGTCGACTACGAGGGCTGTGAGATCGTCACCCGGATGGAAATGGAAGACGGCTATCCCTTGATGCGCCTCGAATCGGTCCGCGACGAGGGGTCCGACTGA
- a CDS encoding PadR family transcriptional regulator produces MDDLTGFQRDLLYVIAGADQPSGQDVKDEIETYYSSEINHGRLYPNLDTLVNKELVEKGQLDRRTNYYEISDHGRQAIEERREWEQQYLND; encoded by the coding sequence ATGGACGATCTGACAGGGTTTCAACGAGACCTACTCTACGTAATTGCAGGGGCCGATCAGCCGTCCGGTCAGGACGTAAAGGACGAGATTGAAACATACTACAGCAGTGAAATCAACCACGGTCGATTATATCCAAATCTCGACACCCTCGTCAATAAGGAACTCGTCGAGAAGGGACAGCTCGATCGGCGGACCAACTACTACGAGATCAGCGATCACGGTCGACAAGCCATCGAGGAGCGTCGGGAATGGGAACAGCAGTATCTCAACGATTGA
- a CDS encoding aminopeptidase → MDERVREHAAVLVDWSARIEAGDNVVLSVGPDAHELAVAVAEELGSRGANLLATYRSGEITRAYLQAHDGDFDANPAHELALLENTDVYLSLGGGRNTSATADVSGDQRQAYNDARREIREARLGTRWVSTVHPTRSLAQQANMAYEEYRDFAYNAILRDWESLAEEMAQLKTLLDDGDVVRLVSEGTDLTMRIDDRTAVNSAASVAYDSHNLPSGEVFTAPAGTEGTVTFDVPMTLRGEPVRNVRLEFADGEVVDYDADQGAAVIGDILETDEGARRLGELGIGMNRGIDRYTDNILFDEKMDDTVHLALGRAYDACLPTGESGNDSAVHVDLITDVSEDSRLEIDGTVIQRNGAFRFEPGFDG, encoded by the coding sequence ATGGACGAACGCGTACGCGAACACGCCGCGGTATTGGTCGACTGGAGCGCTCGTATCGAGGCGGGTGATAACGTCGTCCTATCGGTCGGCCCGGACGCTCACGAACTGGCGGTCGCCGTCGCAGAAGAACTCGGCTCCCGTGGGGCGAACCTGCTCGCGACCTATCGTTCAGGCGAGATTACGCGGGCCTATCTCCAGGCTCACGACGGCGACTTCGATGCGAATCCGGCCCACGAACTCGCGCTGCTCGAGAACACCGATGTCTACCTCTCGCTTGGCGGCGGTCGAAACACGAGCGCAACGGCCGACGTTTCCGGTGACCAGCGGCAGGCGTACAACGACGCTCGACGTGAGATTCGCGAGGCGCGACTGGGTACCCGCTGGGTGTCGACGGTTCATCCGACGCGGTCGCTCGCACAGCAAGCGAACATGGCCTACGAGGAGTACCGAGATTTCGCTTACAATGCGATCCTTCGGGACTGGGAGTCGCTTGCCGAGGAGATGGCCCAGCTCAAGACCCTCCTCGATGACGGCGATGTGGTCCGACTCGTCTCGGAGGGGACCGACCTGACCATGCGAATCGACGATCGCACGGCGGTCAACAGTGCTGCCTCGGTTGCGTACGACTCGCATAACCTGCCAAGCGGTGAGGTCTTTACGGCACCTGCCGGGACCGAGGGGACGGTCACGTTCGACGTGCCGATGACCCTTCGAGGGGAGCCCGTCCGGAACGTCCGCCTCGAGTTCGCTGACGGCGAGGTCGTCGACTACGATGCCGATCAGGGCGCAGCCGTCATCGGCGACATTCTCGAGACGGACGAGGGCGCACGGCGACTGGGCGAACTCGGGATCGGCATGAACCGTGGGATCGACCGCTACACGGACAACATCCTCTTCGACGAGAAGATGGACGATACTGTCCACCTCGCGCTCGGTCGGGCCTACGACGCTTGTCTCCCCACCGGCGAGTCCGGCAACGACTCGGCGGTCCACGTCGACCTGATCACCGACGTCAGCGAGGACTCCCGCCTCGAGATCGACGGAACAGTGATCCAGCGCAACGGTGCGTTCCGGTTCGAGCCAGGATTCGACGGCTGA
- a CDS encoding HVO_0758 family zinc finger protein encodes MQSVRKALRDGDLEKDTYDRLVCGDCEKPLKTENDPDEIKTVRICPDCASEWKEIR; translated from the coding sequence ATGCAATCAGTCAGGAAGGCACTCCGTGACGGCGACCTAGAGAAAGACACCTACGATCGACTCGTCTGTGGAGACTGCGAGAAGCCGCTCAAAACCGAAAACGACCCGGACGAGATCAAGACGGTCCGCATCTGTCCTGACTGTGCGTCCGAGTGGAAGGAGATCCGTTAA
- the azf gene encoding NAD-dependent glucose-6-phosphate dehydrogenase Azf yields MAQSVLLTGAAGRVGTAILGGLSDDYEWRLLDRDPPTGDQPGEFVVADITDDEAVREAMEGIDVVIHLAGDPRPEAPWNSVLTNNIGGTQTVFEAAVEAGVEKVAFASSNHAVGNYETDERTPEMYRAHDDYLLDGTELPRPSNLYGVSKAAGETLGRYYHDEHDLSVVCVRIGNLTEGHPPIDYERGQAMWLSYRDCAHLFDRCIRADYDYEIVYGISDNDRKYYSIDRAREVLDYDPQDNSAHYDGEDRVLEPDA; encoded by the coding sequence ATGGCACAGTCAGTCCTGCTCACGGGGGCTGCGGGGCGGGTCGGAACGGCCATCCTCGGCGGCCTGTCGGATGACTACGAGTGGCGGTTGCTGGATCGCGATCCACCGACGGGCGACCAGCCGGGCGAGTTCGTCGTCGCGGATATCACTGACGACGAGGCCGTCCGCGAGGCAATGGAAGGTATCGACGTCGTGATCCACCTCGCAGGCGATCCGCGACCGGAAGCGCCGTGGAACAGCGTCCTGACCAACAACATCGGCGGCACCCAGACGGTCTTCGAGGCAGCCGTCGAAGCCGGCGTTGAGAAGGTCGCGTTCGCCTCGTCGAACCACGCCGTCGGCAACTACGAGACCGACGAGCGCACGCCCGAGATGTACCGGGCCCACGACGATTACCTCCTCGATGGGACCGAACTCCCGCGACCGAGCAACCTCTATGGCGTCTCGAAAGCCGCCGGCGAAACCCTCGGTCGCTACTACCACGACGAACACGACCTCTCTGTCGTCTGCGTTCGCATCGGTAATCTCACCGAGGGCCACCCACCGATCGATTACGAGCGCGGACAAGCGATGTGGCTCTCCTACCGGGACTGTGCACACCTGTTCGACCGCTGTATCCGGGCCGACTACGACTACGAGATCGTCTACGGCATTTCGGATAACGACCGCAAGTACTACTCGATCGATCGTGCCCGTGAGGTGCTCGACTACGACCCCCAGGACAACTCCGCCCACTACGACGGCGAGGATCGGGTCCTCGAGCCCGACGCCTGA
- a CDS encoding glycosyl transferase family 2, producing the protein MEYRQERIATLHEFGEGNRMDSDLARDVVAAVTETVVVVPMTAREYESPAAERVLEELERLEPAPATVFVPVRAERAQIGSFRDWLATFELPTQVLWCNAPGVDTLLADAGLAGDWGKGRDVWLALGPAAAAADAVVVHDADAKSYEADHVQRLLAPLTMDFEFAKGYYARVERGRLYGRLFRLFYEPLLRALADAHDAPIVDYLGAFRYALAGEFAATADLARRLQPPRTWGLEVGTLGDAYEHAGFSGTAQVDLGRHEHDHRAVDGEAGLEGMSREVAAALLCVLEDHGVVPDYETLPERYRAAGTTLIDQYRVDAAFNGLEYDSASERAQVTRYAESIVPPRADTDTDMRLPRWVDAPFEPADVLAAAQPWRHHNAESRSQD; encoded by the coding sequence ATGGAGTACCGTCAGGAGCGAATCGCGACGCTCCACGAGTTCGGCGAGGGCAACAGAATGGACAGCGACCTCGCCCGCGACGTTGTCGCCGCGGTCACCGAGACGGTCGTCGTCGTCCCGATGACCGCCCGCGAGTACGAGAGCCCTGCTGCCGAACGCGTCCTCGAGGAACTCGAGCGCCTCGAGCCTGCACCAGCGACCGTCTTCGTTCCCGTCCGCGCCGAGCGAGCGCAGATCGGGTCGTTTCGTGACTGGCTCGCCACCTTCGAGCTGCCGACGCAGGTCCTCTGGTGTAACGCACCCGGCGTGGATACGTTGCTCGCTGACGCCGGCTTGGCCGGCGACTGGGGGAAAGGACGAGACGTCTGGCTTGCGCTCGGACCGGCTGCCGCGGCTGCCGACGCCGTCGTCGTCCACGACGCCGACGCCAAAAGCTACGAGGCCGACCACGTCCAGCGGCTGCTCGCGCCGTTGACGATGGATTTCGAGTTCGCGAAGGGCTACTACGCCCGCGTCGAGCGTGGCCGACTCTACGGTCGGCTGTTTCGCCTGTTTTACGAACCGCTGCTTCGAGCGCTCGCGGACGCTCACGACGCCCCGATCGTCGACTACCTCGGGGCGTTCCGGTACGCACTGGCCGGCGAGTTCGCCGCGACCGCCGATCTCGCGCGTCGGCTGCAGCCGCCGCGGACGTGGGGCCTCGAGGTCGGCACGCTCGGTGACGCCTACGAACACGCTGGCTTCAGCGGGACAGCACAGGTCGACCTCGGTCGTCACGAACACGACCACCGGGCGGTCGACGGCGAGGCCGGCCTCGAGGGAATGAGCCGCGAGGTTGCCGCCGCGCTCCTGTGCGTGCTCGAAGACCACGGCGTCGTCCCCGACTACGAGACGCTGCCCGAGCGTTATCGGGCCGCCGGGACGACGCTGATCGATCAGTACCGTGTCGACGCGGCGTTCAACGGCCTCGAGTACGATTCCGCCAGCGAGCGAGCACAGGTGACACGCTACGCTGAGTCGATCGTGCCACCCAGAGCCGACACCGACACCGACATGCGCCTCCCGCGATGGGTCGACGCGCCGTTCGAGCCCGCGGACGTGCTCGCGGCGGCGCAACCGTGGCGACACCACAACGCTGAGTCGCGCTCACAAGACTAA
- a CDS encoding DUF309 domain-containing protein: MRDHLRAGVAIFNDGYYHAAHDAWEDHWLDLEAGSDDERLLHGLIQYSGAVVHARERNWTGAVGLAESAQTYLAPLPADYRELALEPVRSSLTGLATDPELIERQSPIQIEHEGTAPTLSDLDIGPTTIAAVVFAEVFGYDEEPIEQARAYAQRDLEAGDDASQFITLLFDFVREDEHRGIVFQRLKEHVDRRQAREKDVEGLF, translated from the coding sequence ATGCGCGATCACCTCCGGGCCGGCGTTGCGATCTTCAACGACGGCTACTACCACGCCGCCCACGACGCCTGGGAGGATCACTGGCTCGACCTCGAGGCCGGTAGCGACGACGAACGCCTGCTGCATGGCCTCATCCAGTACAGCGGCGCGGTGGTCCACGCTCGCGAGCGAAACTGGACGGGTGCCGTTGGCCTCGCCGAGAGCGCCCAGACGTATCTCGCGCCGTTGCCTGCCGACTACCGCGAGTTAGCCCTCGAGCCGGTCCGATCGTCCCTCACAGGTCTCGCGACCGATCCCGAACTCATCGAACGGCAGTCACCGATACAGATCGAACACGAGGGAACTGCCCCGACGCTATCCGACCTCGACATCGGGCCGACGACGATCGCGGCGGTCGTCTTCGCCGAGGTGTTCGGCTATGACGAGGAACCGATCGAACAGGCGCGAGCGTACGCGCAGCGGGATCTCGAGGCCGGTGACGACGCCAGCCAGTTCATTACATTGCTGTTCGATTTCGTTCGCGAGGACGAGCATCGGGGGATCGTTTTCCAGCGGCTCAAAGAACACGTCGACCGGAGACAGGCTCGCGAGAAAGACGTTGAAGGGTTATTCTAA
- a CDS encoding queuosine precursor transporter, translated as MTQARTQRVPTIAQVALIGLFVTALVTAQVTASKVLAFELPVSLPVTGSQLVLPGAALAYALTFLASDCYTELYGRRAGQIVVNVGFGLNFIVLALVWSTIAAPAANSSSASQFATVLGASTNIVLGSLLAYIVSQNWDVIVFHRIREYTGAEMLWLRNIASTASSQAIDTVIFVSVAFAIAPAILGVGAVLPTDVLLSLMVGQYLLKFLIALLDTPVVYAIVSIVRSREGLVADDMQSV; from the coding sequence ATGACCCAGGCACGGACCCAGAGAGTGCCGACGATCGCGCAGGTGGCCTTGATCGGACTGTTCGTAACGGCGCTCGTGACTGCGCAGGTGACCGCATCGAAGGTACTGGCGTTCGAACTCCCCGTCTCGCTCCCAGTGACGGGGTCCCAACTCGTGTTGCCTGGTGCGGCACTCGCGTACGCGTTGACGTTTCTCGCGAGCGACTGCTATACCGAGCTGTACGGTCGGCGTGCGGGCCAGATCGTGGTCAACGTTGGGTTCGGTCTGAATTTTATCGTGCTCGCGCTCGTCTGGTCGACGATCGCTGCGCCGGCAGCCAACTCGAGCAGCGCTAGCCAGTTCGCGACGGTTCTCGGCGCGTCGACAAACATCGTCCTCGGCAGTCTGCTCGCGTACATCGTCAGCCAGAACTGGGACGTGATCGTCTTTCATCGGATTCGGGAGTACACCGGTGCCGAAATGCTCTGGCTTCGCAACATCGCGTCGACGGCGAGCAGCCAGGCGATCGATACCGTCATCTTCGTGTCGGTCGCGTTCGCCATCGCACCGGCGATTCTCGGCGTCGGTGCCGTGCTCCCCACCGATGTCTTGCTCTCGTTGATGGTGGGACAGTACCTGCTGAAGTTCCTGATTGCCCTCCTCGATACACCGGTCGTCTACGCGATCGTCTCGATCGTGCGCTCGCGCGAGGGGCTGGTCGCTGACGACATGCAGTCCGTCTGA
- a CDS encoding cold-shock protein — protein sequence MAKGNVDFFNDTGGYGFISTDDADDDVFFHMEDVGGPDLEEGTEIEFDIEQAPKGPRATNVTRL from the coding sequence ATGGCGAAAGGAAACGTTGATTTCTTCAACGACACAGGCGGCTACGGTTTCATTTCGACGGACGACGCGGACGATGACGTTTTCTTCCACATGGAAGACGTTGGCGGTCCGGACCTCGAAGAAGGCACAGAGATCGAATTCGACATCGAACAGGCCCCCAAGGGCCCCCGCGCCACCAACGTCACCCGCCTGTAA